One genomic region from Salvia hispanica cultivar TCC Black 2014 chromosome 2, UniMelb_Shisp_WGS_1.0, whole genome shotgun sequence encodes:
- the LOC125204780 gene encoding choline transporter protein 1-like, which produces MGKYPSSTDSNGGMGNSNNDIIKHSRKCRDLVFLIIFIAFWIAMIVNSSFAFNQGNPLRLNYGLDYKGNVCGERHGDQDLRELEIRYWLNSNQVYQSGAKDSKFELSNARSICLMDCPIPSEDSLNWVCDYPEGDIRISLDDWTDRNYDYFADLTPELRNTSLQLQGPCYPVIFPSVNVYWTCQFIARASNVSLNHWEQMGGVKVIEDIAIDRSIHKSVNARSSVLKRYVADVGKAWPVLLVCGGFLPLFLSIIWLLMIRHFAVGMPWFTIFSFNVLMVSVTMFYYMKAGWIGNDAISPIIGEHDPYYHVSARELNHLHAAAVFMTILMIVAFLSSIAIVRRILMATSVLKVAAKVIGEVRALIIFPIIPYTMLAVFFMFWLSAALHLFSSGSVLQNDCGANCCAYSLKEKRLSCNSCCGYSIHYTSHIAAAILFHLFGGYWATQFFLACSSTVVAGSVASYYWTRRETSPEIPFLPVFSSMKRLARYSLGSVALGSLIVSSVESTRFILEALRRKLKHVDSMPGSWIGKVMYQTSQGCVRLIGCIIKSVNHNAYIMIAITGKGFVKASEMATELIMSNILRIGKVNVIGDVILFLGKLCVSLSSALFAFLMLDTHKYKSAHNKITSPLFPVLVCWGFGYIVATLFFGVVEMSIDTMILSFCQDSDEHQGTAQYAPPLLIETLNDQDEMQRLTQ; this is translated from the exons ATGGGGAAGTATCCATCATCCACTGATTCGAATGGTGGGATGGGGAACTCAAACAATGATATCATCAAACACAGCAGGAAATGCAGAGATTTGGTGTTTCTTATCATATTCATCGCCTTTTGGATTGCAATGATTGTTAACTCCAGCTTTGCTTTCAACCAGGGAAACCCATTGAG GCTAAACTATGGGCTTGACTATAAAGGGAATGTTTGTGGTGAAAGACATGGTGATCAGGATCTGCGTGAATTGGAAATTAGATACTGGTTGAATTCCAATCAGGTTTACCAAAGTGGTGCAAAGGACAGCAAATTCGAGCTCTCCAATGCTCGGAGTATTTGCTTGATGGATTGTCCCATCCCATCTGAAGACTCCCTCAATTGGGTTTGTGATTATCCAGAAGGAGATATCCGTATATCATTGGATGATTGGACTGATAGAAATTATGATTACTTTGCGGACCTGACCCCTGAACTCAGGAACACTTCTCTTCAGCTGCAGGGGCCTTGCTATCCTGTTATATTTCCTAGTGTCAATG TTTACTGGACCTGCCAGTTCATTGCACGGGCATCAAATGTATCTTTGAACCACTGGGAGCAGATGGGCGGAGTGAAAGTTATAGAGGATATCGCGATTGACCGATCTATCCACAAATCGGTTAACGCTAGGTCATCAGTACTAAAG AGATATGTGGCCGATGTTGGGAAAGCTTGGCCCGTACTGCTTGTATGTGGAGGATTTCTGCCACTGTTCCTATCAATCATATGGCTTTTAATGATCCGTCATTTCGCTGTTGGGATGCCATGGTTCactatattttctttcaatGTCCTCATGGTATCCGTGACAATGTTTTACTATATGAAAG CTGGATGGATTGGAAATGACGCCATCTCTCCAATCATTGGTGAGCACGACCCGTATTATCACGTCTCAGCAAGG GAGTTGAATCATCTCCATGCAGCTGCTGTTTTCATGACCATTTTGATGATTGTCGCATTTCTCTCTTCCATCGCTATAGTCCGCCGTATTCTCATGGCAACATCTGTCTTAAAG GTTGCTGCTAAGGTCATTGGAGAAGTTCGGGCCTTGATAATTTTCCCAATTATACCGTATACCATGCTAGCTGTTTTCTTTATGTTCTGGTTGTCAGCCGCCCTTCATCTTTTTAGTTCTGGAAGTGTACTACAAAATGACTGCGGTGCTAACTGCTGCGCTTACAGTCTCAAAGAAAAGAGGCTGAGCTGTAATAGTTGCTGTGGCTATAGCATTCATTACACTTCCCATATTGCTGCTGCAATCCTTTTCCACCTATTTGGTGGCTATTGGGCCACCCAATTCTTTCTAGCATGCTCGTCAACTGTGGTTGCTGGTTCAGTCGCTTCATATTATTGGACTCGAAGAGAAACTTCG CCTGAGATCCCCTTCCTTCCTGTTTTTTCTTCGATGAAGAGGCTTGCTCGATATAGCCTAGGATCAGTTGCTCTTGGTTCTCTAATTGTGTCTTCTGTTGAATCAACACGCTTCATACTTGAAGCTCTTCGTCGTAAGCTTAAGCATGTTGATTCCATGCCTGGAAGCTGGATCGGGAAGGTGATGTATCAAACTTCGCAAGGCTGTGTGAGGCTTATCGGATGCATCATCAAATCTGTGAACCACAATGCTTACATTATG ATTGCGATAACAGGGAAAGGTTTTGTGAAAGCTTCTGAGATGGCAACAGAGTTGATAATGAGCAACATTCTTCGGATTGGGAAAGTGAACGTGATAGGGGACGTGATTCTCTTCCTTGGGAAGCTCTGCGTGAGCCTTTCCAGCGCGCTTTTCGCTTTTCTGATGCTGGACACACACAAATACAAATCTGCACACAACAAGATCACATCCCCTCTGTTTCCTGTACTG GTTTGCTGGGGGTTCGGTTACATAGT